In Streptomyces sp. SID8374, one genomic interval encodes:
- a CDS encoding sodium:solute symporter: MAVDYAVIVVYLAGMLAMGWWGMRRAKSKSEFLVAGRRLGPGMYSGTMAAIVLGGASTIGGVGLGYQYGLSGAWMVFTIGLGLLALSIFFSARIARLKVYTVSEMLDLRYGGRAGIISGVVMWAYTLMLAVTSTIAYATIFDVLFDVNRTVAIVLGGTIVVAYSTLGGMWSITLTDMVQFVVKTIGVLLLLLPIAVVKAGGFSEMKAQLPTEYFDPLGIGGETIFTYVLIYTFGMLIGQDIWQRVFTARSDRTARWGGTVAGTYCLVYAIAGAVIGTAAKVMYPDLASADAAFATIVKDELPMGVRGLVLAAALAAVMSTSSGALIACATVANNDIWSRLRGAVVRSGGGDGDEPHDEVKGNRAFILIMGVAVILIAIVLNDVVEALTVAYNLLVGGLLVPILGGLLWRRGTAAGALSAVCVGGVAVVGLMAYYGILANQPIYYGLLSSLAVYVVVSLATPPTDAAVLAAWRERLAGRESSPSGV; the protein is encoded by the coding sequence ATGGCTGTCGACTACGCCGTGATCGTCGTCTACCTGGCCGGCATGCTCGCCATGGGCTGGTGGGGCATGCGCCGCGCCAAGTCCAAGAGCGAGTTCCTGGTCGCGGGCCGCCGTCTCGGGCCGGGGATGTACTCCGGCACCATGGCCGCCATCGTCCTCGGCGGCGCGTCCACCATCGGCGGGGTCGGGCTCGGCTACCAGTACGGGCTCTCCGGCGCCTGGATGGTCTTCACCATCGGCCTCGGGCTCCTCGCGCTCTCCATCTTCTTCTCCGCGCGCATCGCCCGGCTGAAGGTCTACACCGTCTCCGAGATGCTGGACCTGCGCTACGGCGGGCGGGCCGGGATCATCTCCGGCGTCGTCATGTGGGCGTACACCCTGATGCTCGCGGTCACCTCGACCATCGCGTACGCCACCATCTTCGACGTCCTCTTCGACGTGAACCGCACGGTCGCCATCGTCCTCGGCGGCACCATCGTCGTCGCGTACTCGACGCTCGGCGGCATGTGGTCGATCACGCTGACGGACATGGTCCAGTTCGTCGTCAAGACCATCGGGGTGCTGCTGCTCCTGCTGCCCATCGCGGTCGTCAAGGCGGGCGGCTTCAGCGAGATGAAGGCGCAGCTGCCCACCGAATACTTCGACCCGCTCGGCATCGGCGGCGAGACGATCTTCACGTACGTCCTGATCTACACCTTCGGCATGCTCATCGGGCAGGACATCTGGCAGCGCGTGTTCACCGCGCGCAGCGACCGCACGGCGCGGTGGGGCGGGACGGTGGCGGGGACGTACTGCCTCGTGTACGCCATCGCCGGAGCCGTCATCGGCACGGCAGCCAAGGTGATGTACCCGGACCTGGCGAGCGCGGACGCCGCCTTCGCGACCATCGTCAAGGACGAGCTGCCGATGGGGGTGCGGGGGCTGGTGCTCGCCGCCGCCCTGGCCGCCGTGATGTCGACGTCGTCCGGTGCGCTGATCGCCTGCGCGACCGTCGCCAACAACGACATCTGGTCGCGGTTGCGGGGGGCCGTGGTGCGGAGCGGGGGCGGTGACGGTGATGAGCCGCATGACGAGGTCAAGGGGAACCGGGCGTTCATCCTGATCATGGGGGTTGCGGTCATCCTGATCGCCATCGTCCTGAACGATGTCGTCGAAGCGCTGACCGTCGCGTACAACCTGCTGGTGGGCGGGCTCCTGGTGCCGATCCTGGGCGGGCTGCTGTGGCGGCGCGGGACGGCGGCGGGCGCGCTGTCGGCGGTGTGCGTGGGAGGTGTCGCGGTGGTCGGGCTGATGGCGTACTACGGGATCCTCGCCAACCAGCCGATCTACTACGGGCTGTTGTCGTCGCTGGCCGTGTACGTCGTCGTCTCGCTGGCCACGCCGCCTACGGACGCGGCTGTGCTGGCGGCTTGGCGCGAGCGGCTGGCGGGGCGCGAATCCAGCCCGTCCGGCGTTTGA